From a region of the Tateyamaria omphalii genome:
- a CDS encoding CTP synthase — MARYIFITGGVVSSLGKGLASAALGALLQARGFSVRLRKLDPYLNVDPGTMSPFEHGEVFVTDDGAETDLDLGHYERFTGVAARKTDSVSSGRIYSNVLEKERRGDYLGKTIQVIPHVTNEIKDFIEIGDDEVDFMLCEIGGTVGDIEGLPFFEAIRQFSQDKPRGQCIFMHLTLLPYIKASGELKTKPTQHSVKELRSIGIAPDILVCRSEGPIPVKEREKLALFCNVRPDSVIAAQDLGTIYDAPLAYHAEGLDQAVLDAFQISPAPKPDLTKWEDVSDRIHNADGEVKVAIVGKYTQLEDAYKSIAEALTHGGMANRVRVKVEWVDAELFENEDPAPHLEGFHAILVPGGFGERGTEGKIKAAEFARTRKVPYLGICLGMQMAVIEAARNVAGLKTAGSEEFDHEAGKKRFEPVVYHLKEWVQGNHKVERKVGDDKGGTMRLGAYDATLTDGSRVAQVYGTTAIDERHRHRYEVDIKYRDQLETAGLCFSGMSPDGRLPEIVEWADHPWFIGVQFHPELKSKPFAPHPLFEDFVRAAKDVSRLV, encoded by the coding sequence ATGGCACGCTATATCTTTATCACGGGCGGCGTTGTGTCATCGCTGGGCAAGGGGCTCGCCTCGGCAGCCCTGGGTGCTTTGCTTCAGGCGCGCGGCTTCTCCGTACGGCTCCGTAAGCTCGACCCCTACCTGAACGTCGATCCCGGCACGATGTCACCCTTTGAGCATGGCGAAGTGTTTGTCACCGACGACGGCGCCGAAACCGACCTCGACCTTGGCCATTATGAACGCTTCACCGGCGTGGCGGCACGCAAGACCGATTCCGTGTCCTCCGGCCGCATCTATTCCAACGTCCTCGAAAAGGAACGGCGCGGCGACTACCTCGGCAAAACAATCCAGGTCATCCCCCACGTCACGAACGAGATCAAGGATTTCATCGAGATCGGCGATGACGAGGTCGATTTCATGCTCTGCGAGATCGGCGGCACCGTCGGCGACATCGAAGGGCTGCCCTTCTTCGAAGCCATCCGCCAGTTCAGCCAGGACAAGCCGCGCGGCCAGTGCATCTTCATGCACCTCACGCTCCTGCCCTACATCAAGGCATCCGGTGAGCTGAAAACCAAACCCACCCAGCACAGCGTCAAGGAACTGCGCTCCATCGGCATCGCCCCTGATATTCTGGTCTGCCGGTCCGAAGGGCCGATCCCGGTCAAGGAACGCGAGAAGCTGGCGCTTTTCTGCAATGTCCGCCCCGACTCCGTGATCGCGGCGCAGGACCTCGGCACGATCTATGACGCCCCGCTGGCCTACCACGCCGAAGGGCTGGATCAGGCCGTGCTCGACGCCTTCCAGATCAGCCCGGCGCCCAAGCCCGATCTGACGAAATGGGAAGACGTCAGCGACCGCATCCACAACGCCGACGGCGAGGTGAAGGTCGCCATCGTCGGCAAGTACACCCAGCTCGAAGACGCCTACAAATCCATCGCCGAGGCGCTGACCCATGGCGGCATGGCCAACCGCGTCCGGGTCAAGGTCGAATGGGTCGATGCCGAGCTATTCGAGAACGAAGACCCCGCCCCCCATCTCGAAGGGTTCCACGCCATCCTCGTCCCCGGCGGTTTTGGCGAGCGCGGGACCGAAGGCAAGATCAAGGCCGCCGAATTCGCCCGCACCCGCAAGGTGCCCTATCTGGGCATCTGCCTCGGTATGCAGATGGCCGTGATCGAAGCGGCGCGCAACGTCGCCGGCCTCAAGACCGCAGGCTCCGAAGAGTTTGACCACGAGGCGGGCAAGAAACGTTTCGAACCGGTTGTCTACCACCTCAAGGAATGGGTGCAGGGCAATCACAAGGTCGAACGCAAGGTGGGCGACGACAAGGGCGGCACCATGCGGCTCGGCGCCTATGACGCCACGCTGACAGACGGCTCACGCGTCGCGCAGGTCTACGGCACCACCGCCATCGACGAACGCCACCGCCACCGCTACGAGGTCGACATCAAATACCGCGACCAGCTTGAAACGGCAGGGCTTTGCTTCTCCGGCATGTCCCCGGACGGGCGCCTGCCCGAGATCGTGGAATGGGCAGACCACCCGTGGTTCATCGGCGTGCAGTTCCACCCGGAACTCAAATCCAAACCCTTCGCGCCGCACCCGCTGTTCGAAGATTTCGTGCGCGCGGCCAAGGACGTCAGCCGCTTGGTTTGA
- a CDS encoding DUF2842 domain-containing protein — MALRYKTRKRLSLLILIVGLPLYIVAAVNIVGLFDRPSVLVELLVYVGLGVIWAFPLRAVFKGIGQADPDA, encoded by the coding sequence ATGGCACTGCGTTACAAGACCCGGAAACGTCTGTCCCTGCTGATCCTGATCGTGGGTCTGCCGCTGTATATCGTGGCGGCCGTGAACATTGTTGGACTGTTTGACCGGCCGTCCGTCCTGGTGGAGCTGCTGGTCTATGTGGGGCTTGGCGTGATCTGGGCCTTTCCGTTGAGAGCGGTGTTCAAGGGGATCGGTCAGGCGGACCCGGACGCCTGA
- the secG gene encoding preprotein translocase subunit SecG, translating to MENVVLIIHLILALGLIAVVLMQRSEGGGLGMGGGGGGATTGRPAATALGKVTWILGIAFTITSITLTIIAAQNASGTSVIDQLGITPPAQNVPGDDLVPPGSDLLPPSGDDSAPLVPSAD from the coding sequence ATGGAAAATGTCGTCCTCATCATCCATCTGATCCTCGCCCTCGGCCTGATTGCCGTTGTGCTGATGCAGCGCTCCGAAGGGGGCGGCTTGGGCATGGGCGGCGGCGGCGGTGGGGCCACGACGGGGCGGCCCGCAGCCACGGCATTGGGCAAGGTGACGTGGATCCTCGGGATCGCCTTCACCATCACGTCGATCACGCTGACGATCATCGCCGCGCAAAACGCCTCCGGCACTTCGGTCATCGACCAGCTGGGCATCACGCCGCCCGCGCAGAACGTGCCGGGCGACGATCTGGTGCCGCCGGGCAGCGACCTGCTGCCGCCCAGCGGCGACGACAGCGCACCGCTGGTCCCCAGCGCAGACTAA
- a CDS encoding adenylosuccinate synthase, producing the protein MANVVVVGAQWGDEGKGKIVDWLSERADVIARFQGGHNAGHTLVIDGEVYKLHALPSGVVRGGKLSVIGNGVVLDPWHLVSEIETLRGQGVEITPETLMIAENTPLILPIHGELDRAREAQNSVAKIGTTGRGIGPCYEDKVGRRVVRVADLADQATLELRVDRALVHHDALRRGLGLDPVDRDALIAKLKDVAPAILEYAAPVWKVMNEARKAGKRILFEGAQGALLDIDFGTYPFVTSSNVIAGQAATGVGMGPGSIDFVLGIVKAYTTRVGEGPFPTELEDADGQRLGERGHEFGTTTGRKRRCGWFDACLVRQTCATSGVNGISLTKLDVLDGFETLKICVGYELDGVRMDYLPTAADQQARCTPIYEEMPGWSESTEGARSWADLPAGAIKYVRRVEELIDCPVALLSTSPEREDTILVRDPFAD; encoded by the coding sequence ATGGCCAATGTGGTGGTTGTCGGCGCGCAATGGGGCGACGAGGGCAAGGGCAAGATCGTCGACTGGCTGAGCGAGCGGGCCGATGTGATCGCGCGCTTTCAGGGCGGCCATAATGCCGGGCACACGTTGGTCATTGATGGTGAGGTGTACAAGCTCCATGCGCTACCGTCTGGCGTCGTGCGCGGCGGCAAGCTGTCTGTGATCGGCAATGGCGTCGTGCTGGACCCCTGGCATCTGGTGTCCGAGATCGAGACCCTGCGCGGTCAGGGGGTCGAGATCACGCCCGAGACGCTGATGATTGCCGAGAACACGCCGCTGATCCTGCCCATCCATGGCGAGTTGGACCGTGCGCGCGAGGCGCAGAATTCCGTGGCCAAGATCGGCACGACGGGCCGTGGGATCGGTCCGTGTTACGAGGACAAGGTGGGCCGCCGTGTCGTGCGCGTGGCGGATCTGGCCGATCAGGCGACGCTGGAATTGCGCGTGGACCGTGCCCTTGTGCATCACGATGCGCTGCGCCGGGGCCTTGGGTTGGACCCCGTGGACCGTGATGCGCTGATTGCGAAGTTGAAGGACGTGGCCCCGGCCATTCTGGAATACGCGGCCCCCGTCTGGAAGGTGATGAACGAGGCGCGCAAGGCGGGCAAGCGTATCCTGTTCGAAGGGGCGCAGGGCGCGCTTCTGGACATTGATTTCGGCACCTATCCCTTTGTTACCTCGTCCAACGTGATTGCGGGGCAGGCGGCCACCGGTGTCGGCATGGGGCCGGGCAGCATTGATTTCGTGCTGGGCATCGTCAAAGCCTACACGACGCGTGTAGGCGAGGGGCCGTTTCCGACCGAGTTGGAGGACGCGGATGGCCAGCGTCTGGGCGAGCGCGGCCACGAGTTCGGCACCACCACGGGCCGCAAGCGCCGCTGCGGGTGGTTCGATGCGTGCCTTGTGCGCCAGACCTGCGCGACGTCCGGTGTGAACGGGATTTCGCTGACCAAGCTGGACGTGCTTGATGGGTTCGAGACACTGAAAATCTGCGTCGGCTACGAACTTGACGGCGTGCGCATGGACTATTTGCCCACTGCCGCGGATCAACAGGCGCGCTGCACGCCCATTTACGAAGAGATGCCCGGCTGGTCCGAATCCACCGAAGGCGCGCGCAGCTGGGCCGACCTGCCTGCGGGCGCCATCAAGTATGTGCGCCGGGTCGAGGAGTTGATCGACTGTCCGGTCGCCCTACTCTCAACCTCGCCCGAGCGGGAGGATACCATCCTGGTGCGGGACCCGTTTGCCGACTAG
- a CDS encoding glyoxalase superfamily protein, with amino-acid sequence MPRFAPPIPILRSFDEAQARAFYIDFLGFEVTFEFRFEPGTPLYMGVRLGDCALHLSEHFGDASPGASIRIEMDDVHGYCAALNAKRYRHARPGVQRQPWGMDDMTISDPFGNKLIFCTDVPTDAQ; translated from the coding sequence ATGCCCCGGTTTGCCCCGCCCATCCCGATCCTGCGCAGTTTCGACGAAGCGCAGGCGCGCGCGTTTTACATCGACTTTCTGGGCTTCGAAGTGACGTTCGAGTTCCGGTTCGAGCCGGGCACGCCGCTGTACATGGGCGTGCGGCTGGGGGATTGCGCGTTGCACCTGTCGGAGCATTTCGGGGATGCGAGCCCCGGCGCGTCGATCCGGATCGAGATGGACGATGTCCATGGCTATTGTGCGGCGCTGAATGCCAAGCGGTATCGCCATGCGCGGCCCGGCGTGCAGCGCCAGCCCTGGGGGATGGACGACATGACGATCTCTGATCCCTTTGGAAACAAGCTGATCTTTTGCACCGACGTGCCGACGGACGCGCAATAG
- a CDS encoding DUF6524 family protein, with translation MGFLARWLFAFGLLAATYNPSDYNYVSWTLQYGSENLSIAVLSGLLLLIGYIIYLRATLRSIGGFGMALVLAVVGAGVWVLYDLGLLALDNGNLNTWLGLFALSLVLGIGLNWSHVRRRLSGQADMDDVDE, from the coding sequence ATGGGCTTTCTCGCACGCTGGCTCTTTGCCTTCGGGCTCCTCGCCGCGACCTACAACCCCTCCGACTACAATTATGTGTCCTGGACCCTGCAATATGGGTCCGAGAACCTGTCGATTGCGGTCCTAAGCGGCCTGCTCCTCTTGATCGGCTACATCATCTACCTGCGCGCCACGCTGCGCTCCATCGGCGGCTTCGGCATGGCGCTGGTTCTCGCGGTCGTGGGCGCGGGTGTTTGGGTGCTCTACGATCTTGGGTTGCTGGCGCTCGACAATGGCAATCTCAACACCTGGCTCGGCCTCTTTGCGCTGTCGCTGGTGCTGGGCATCGGCCTCAACTGGAGCCACGTGCGGCGGCGCCTGTCCGGTCAGGCCGATATGGATGATGTCGACGAATGA
- a CDS encoding nitrile hydratase accessory protein, translating to MRPEPVFEAPWHAQLFALTVHLNEAGQFNWPDWAARFGATLKRHGVEKDLNGGDDYFIAWLDTLETLLTETGAAEAEALAEMRTAWEAAYLRTPHGQPVSLD from the coding sequence ATGAGACCCGAACCGGTGTTCGAGGCGCCATGGCACGCGCAGCTCTTTGCGCTGACCGTCCATCTGAACGAGGCGGGGCAGTTCAACTGGCCCGACTGGGCCGCGCGGTTCGGCGCGACGCTCAAACGGCACGGGGTGGAGAAGGACCTGAACGGCGGCGATGACTACTTCATCGCATGGCTCGACACACTCGAAACGCTGTTGACGGAAACCGGTGCAGCGGAGGCGGAAGCACTGGCCGAGATGCGCACAGCCTGGGAAGCCGCCTATCTGCGCACGCCGCATGGCCAGCCGGTGTCACTCGATTGA
- the nthA gene encoding nitrile hydratase subunit alpha: MPHDHADHDHPHSLLPPDPALRVKALETILVQKGLIDPAALDEIIDTYENRIGPKNGAHVVARAWSDPAFKAALLADADPVLAGMGYYGRQGEHMVVVENTADVHNMVVCTLCSCYPWPLLGIPPGWYKSDAYRARAVREPRKVLAEFGVTLPEGQAVRVWDSTAEVRYLVLPQRPEGTDGMDEAALMALVTRDSMIGCGLASAP; this comes from the coding sequence ATGCCACATGATCATGCCGACCACGACCACCCGCATTCGCTGCTGCCGCCAGACCCTGCTTTGCGGGTCAAGGCGCTGGAAACCATTCTGGTGCAGAAGGGGCTGATTGACCCCGCGGCGCTGGATGAAATCATCGACACTTACGAGAACCGGATCGGGCCGAAGAACGGTGCGCATGTGGTGGCGCGGGCGTGGTCCGACCCGGCGTTCAAGGCGGCGCTGCTCGCGGATGCCGATCCGGTGCTCGCCGGGATGGGCTATTATGGCCGTCAGGGGGAACATATGGTCGTGGTCGAGAACACGGCAGATGTGCACAACATGGTCGTGTGTACCTTGTGCTCTTGCTACCCGTGGCCTTTGCTGGGCATTCCGCCGGGCTGGTACAAGTCCGATGCCTACCGCGCCCGTGCTGTGCGTGAGCCGCGCAAGGTGCTGGCGGAGTTCGGTGTGACGCTGCCCGAGGGGCAGGCGGTGCGCGTCTGGGATTCGACGGCAGAGGTGCGGTATCTGGTGCTGCCGCAGCGCCCCGAAGGCACGGACGGTATGGATGAGGCGGCACTCATGGCGCTGGTCACCCGCGACAGCATGATCGGCTGTGGATTGGCAAGCGCGCCATGA
- the nthB gene encoding nitrile hydratase subunit beta → MTRVYDMGGRFGDGAVVPEAEHVKFHADWHPRALAITLACGSLGLWNIDISRHAREGLSPNDYGRFSYYEKWIAALADLLVETGALSRDELERGAADGTSDLAEKRLAAAAVAGVLAKGGPATRPSNVAPLFAVGDTVNIRSMPENVMVPGGHTRLPGYAAGATATVIRLHGAHVLPDSNAHRMGEAPEPLYAVALKARDIWAHPEHPEDEVILDLWQSYLAAP, encoded by the coding sequence ATGACCCGCGTGTATGACATGGGTGGACGGTTCGGCGACGGGGCGGTGGTGCCCGAAGCGGAGCATGTGAAGTTCCATGCCGATTGGCATCCGCGGGCGCTGGCGATCACGTTGGCCTGTGGATCGTTGGGCCTGTGGAACATCGACATCTCGCGCCATGCCCGTGAAGGGCTGTCGCCCAACGATTATGGCCGCTTCTCTTACTACGAAAAGTGGATTGCTGCGCTGGCGGATCTTCTGGTCGAAACCGGCGCGCTGAGCCGGGACGAATTGGAACGCGGTGCCGCCGACGGGACGAGCGACTTGGCAGAGAAGCGGCTGGCGGCGGCTGCGGTGGCGGGCGTGCTGGCCAAGGGCGGACCGGCCACGCGGCCCAGCAACGTCGCACCGCTCTTTGCGGTGGGCGACACGGTCAACATTCGGTCGATGCCCGAGAACGTGATGGTGCCCGGCGGTCACACGCGTCTGCCCGGTTATGCGGCGGGGGCGACAGCGACGGTCATCCGTCTGCACGGCGCGCATGTGCTGCCCGACAGCAATGCGCACCGCATGGGCGAGGCGCCCGAGCCGCTGTATGCCGTGGCGTTGAAGGCGCGGGACATCTGGGCGCACCCCGAACACCCCGAGGACGAGGTGATCCTCGATCTGTGGCAAAGCTATCTGGCGGCACCATGA